In Acidimicrobiia bacterium, the sequence GGTGCGACACGCCGAGCGGCGGCACTATGAGCGTGCGACACTGAGTACCCGCCGGCCGGGTACGCCACACTTCCGGCAGAGCGACTTCGACCGTGGTCCCAGACAATACGGGAGTGCTTGACAGGCTCGTGGATTCTCTCACTCCAAGTACTCCTTCAACAGATTTGCCGGGCTCGGGCGACCACCGGCGGCGAAGGCACTTCGCAGCCTTCTCGTCAGCTCCTAGGCCAAAGTACGCCAGCGCTAGATCGAGTTGTGGTGACGTTCTGAGAGAATCTGTCAGCCGAACCAGAGCAGCAGCAAAGTCCACCTCTCCACACGCCAGAGCAGCCTCGAGAGTGAGCCAATCGTCACTCTCGACCGCACTACGGACGAGGCCCGCACGCGACGGCCGGCTCTCGCGAACGAACTTCGGTGTGACGACGACGTAGTCGACGTAGCCGCGGGGGAGCCCGGCGATCGCACCCATTGTCGGGTCGGCGCGGTCGACTCCGCGTTCGCCCAAGGTCGACTGAGCTTCGACAGTGAGCGGGAGCGGGGCGAGTTCCCCGTCCGCGAGTCGAGCAACCACGACGAATTCGTCGAGGATGGCCGGGTCGGGCACACGAGCTGTGAGTCTGTAACCGCAGTGCGCTAGGCGAGGATCCGAGAAGTGGGCGGCGACATCGGGGCGATGGACTCGCGGGCGACGGGTCAACACGGGCACGCCCCCGATGCTGAGGCTCACGTCTGCGGCAGCAACTCCATCCGACACGTTGGCGGCCCAGCCCTCGATGCGGAGGCGCCAATGCCGCACCTTTGAGGTGACCTCAGATGTGCCACGCCAGGCCTTGAGGTAAGCCACGAGCAGACGGGACGCTCCCTCGAGGGCTTCGCGATCATCGGTGGATCGCCACTGTCGGACTAGGCGCGCAATCGCCCTCTCCGCGACGCGCGGGAAGACGACCCATCGCCCGGGAGGGTGCTCGAGGGCCCACTGGATCATCCGAGGGATGACTCCGAAGGCTCCACGACGATGGAACATCACCTATTGCCGTCGGGACACGACGCCGAGAACCCCTTCGCCTTGCCGTTCGGGCGTCTCTGGAGGCATCAGCGGCGACAGCCCGAACACGGTCTCGATGCTTTCGCGTATGGCCACTACACCCATCCGGTTCGACTTGGCTTCGACCGGGTCGGATACCTTTCCCGCGGCAGAAATGCTCCCACCCGGCCCGCATACGCACATCTAGTTCGGTCCTCTCTCCCTGGTATCCCGCACGATCCTTGCGGGGTTCCCGACAACGACCGAGAAGGCGGGGACGTCTGTCGTCACCACCGCACCGGCACCGACGATGGACTCTTCTCCCACCACCAAACCAGCGAGAATGGTCGCGTTGGATCCGATCGAAACACCACGCTCGACGGTGGTGCCCTCCATGATCCAATCTCCTTTGCCCTTTGGGGTTCCGTCTGCGTTCGTGGCCCTAGGAAGTCTGTCGTTGATGAACATGACTCCGTGACCGACGAAGACCTCATCCTCGATCACGACACCCTCGCAGATGAATGAGTGCGATTGGATCCTGCAGCGGCGACCGATGACCGCGCCGGCCTGGATCTCCACGAAGGGGCCGATCATCGACTCATCACCGATCGAGCAGCCGAAGAGGTTTACGAGGTCCGGTTGAGGGATTCGTACACCGACGCCGAACTTCACATCGGAGGTGATCGCCACGTCTGG encodes:
- a CDS encoding acyltransferase gives rise to the protein MAITSDVKFGVGVRIPQPDLVNLFGCSIGDESMIGPFVEIQAGAVIGRRCRIQSHSFICEGVVIEDEVFVGHGVMFINDRLPRATNADGTPKGKGDWIMEGTTVERGVSIGSNATILAGLVVGEESIVGAGAVVTTDVPAFSVVVGNPARIVRDTRERGPN